The Nocardioides sp. S-1144 genome includes a region encoding these proteins:
- a CDS encoding ABC transporter ATP-binding protein, with amino-acid sequence MHTTPLPNPPAGPAAPPVISVTGLRKSYDGRVVVDDLDLRVDAGEVVGLIGANGAGKTTTVECLQGLRRADAGAVRVLGLDPARDAERLRPLIGSQLQDSGLPDRLRVEEAVRLFAGPDAGDAEGLLERFGLAHRRRLHFGTMSGGERQRLFLVLALLNRPRLVILDELTQGLDPAARREVWRSVQQLRADGTTVLLVTHELEEAEALCDRVVLMQAGRVLDSGTPEQLVARHGGPVAVRFGLPAGRPARDLAVLRALPGVLDVERSGDRVAVHGRRSAIAHVGAWLVARGEIPEDLSVTSPDLEGALLALLDTPTPSKDAA; translated from the coding sequence ATGCACACCACACCACTCCCGAACCCGCCCGCCGGCCCGGCCGCGCCGCCGGTCATCAGCGTCACCGGGCTCCGCAAGAGCTACGACGGCCGCGTGGTCGTCGACGACCTCGACCTCCGGGTCGACGCCGGCGAGGTCGTCGGCCTGATCGGTGCCAACGGCGCCGGCAAGACGACCACGGTCGAGTGCCTCCAGGGCCTGCGGCGCGCGGACGCCGGCGCCGTCCGGGTGCTCGGGCTCGACCCGGCGCGCGACGCCGAGCGGCTGCGTCCGCTCATCGGCAGCCAGCTGCAGGACTCCGGGCTGCCCGACCGGCTGCGGGTGGAGGAGGCGGTCCGGCTCTTCGCCGGCCCCGACGCGGGGGACGCCGAGGGGCTGCTCGAGCGGTTCGGGCTGGCGCACCGCCGGCGCCTGCACTTCGGCACGATGAGCGGCGGGGAGCGGCAGCGGCTCTTCCTCGTCCTCGCCCTGCTCAACCGGCCCCGCCTGGTGATCCTCGACGAGCTGACCCAGGGCCTCGACCCGGCGGCGCGCCGCGAGGTGTGGCGCTCGGTGCAGCAGCTGCGCGCCGACGGCACCACCGTCCTGCTCGTCACCCACGAGCTCGAGGAGGCCGAGGCGCTGTGCGACCGCGTGGTCTTGATGCAGGCCGGCCGCGTCCTCGACAGCGGGACGCCGGAGCAGCTCGTCGCCCGCCACGGCGGCCCGGTCGCCGTCCGGTTCGGGCTGCCGGCGGGGCGGCCCGCGCGCGACCTCGCCGTGCTGCGGGCGCTGCCCGGGGTGCTCGACGTCGAGCGCAGCGGCGACCGGGTCGCCGTCCACGGACGGCGCAGCGCGATCGCCCACGTGGGGGCCTGGCTCGTCGCCCGGGGCGAGATCCCCGAGGACCTGTCGGTCACCTCGCCCGACCTCGAGGGCGCCCTCCTCGCCCTTCTCGACACCCCGACCCCCAGCAAGGACGCCGCCTGA
- a CDS encoding serine/threonine-protein kinase yields MTSRPRDESPAGPRSVGPYTLLAKIGEGGMGVVHLARRGDGPRVALKVLRPHIVGDDEARQRLAREVSSLGRIRSRWVAEIVDADPWAPIPYVATRYVPGLSLHDEIGQEGPIEGADLLWFAGCLAEGLASVHAVGVLHRDVKPSNVLMEGRTPILIDFGLARVADDPRLTHTGWLLGTPGYLAPEILYGDDASAASDLHSWAATVAFAGIGGAPFGRGPSMAIMDRVRRGEHDLTGLTGPLREVVEAALDPEPSRRPSLDAVLAWLRPQTTRPTPLLAPPPTRGLDAGPGAGPGAGPDDPFAMSLALAAQAHDAPAAPAEPAMTAPVMLRPGPGADGGADDGADDDAEDDVVPEESAPTVREHPTLVLPHGDDPTLRERHPVPAPVPVPVPAPAVPAAYVPLSYDLPPPYLAPTPLERPALGERLRRLGLVGAGSLAVGAAVAVAPWLTLAVVVVAVWLLRSGSLATGAVGARRDVRGRRWYDAPQLLLSTPWHLVQSVPGAVMLLVWACGLAVAAALVCYAVGAAIPVTLFVTGLTLAPALWWGPGGSRLRGPVGRVVDPLSRRVGSWLVAALVVLGLAVAAGLYVEARGPSWAPAADHPFANR; encoded by the coding sequence GTGACGAGCCGACCCCGCGACGAGTCGCCCGCGGGTCCGAGGTCCGTGGGTCCGTACACGTTGCTCGCCAAGATCGGCGAGGGCGGCATGGGCGTCGTCCACCTCGCGCGGCGCGGCGACGGGCCGCGGGTGGCGCTGAAGGTGCTGCGCCCCCACATCGTCGGCGACGACGAGGCCCGGCAGCGACTGGCCCGCGAGGTGTCCTCGCTGGGCCGGATCCGGAGCCGGTGGGTCGCCGAGATCGTCGACGCCGACCCGTGGGCGCCGATCCCGTACGTCGCCACCCGCTACGTCCCGGGACTCTCGCTGCACGACGAGATCGGGCAGGAGGGACCGATCGAGGGCGCCGACCTGCTGTGGTTCGCGGGCTGCCTGGCCGAGGGCCTGGCCTCGGTGCACGCGGTCGGCGTCCTGCACCGCGACGTGAAGCCCTCGAACGTCCTCATGGAGGGCCGCACCCCCATCCTCATCGACTTCGGCCTGGCCCGGGTCGCCGACGACCCCCGTCTCACCCACACCGGCTGGCTGCTCGGCACCCCCGGCTACCTCGCCCCCGAGATCCTCTACGGCGACGACGCCTCCGCCGCCTCCGACCTGCACTCGTGGGCCGCGACCGTCGCCTTCGCCGGGATCGGCGGCGCGCCGTTCGGGCGTGGGCCGTCGATGGCGATCATGGACCGCGTCCGCCGCGGCGAGCACGACCTCACCGGCCTCACCGGACCCTTGCGCGAGGTCGTCGAGGCCGCGCTCGACCCCGAGCCCTCGCGGCGCCCGAGCCTCGACGCCGTCCTGGCCTGGCTGCGCCCGCAGACCACCCGGCCGACCCCGTTGCTCGCCCCGCCGCCGACGCGTGGGCTCGACGCCGGTCCCGGCGCCGGTCCGGGTGCCGGTCCCGACGACCCGTTCGCGATGTCGCTCGCCCTCGCGGCGCAGGCGCACGACGCGCCGGCCGCGCCGGCCGAGCCCGCGATGACGGCGCCGGTGATGCTGCGCCCCGGGCCCGGCGCCGACGGCGGTGCCGACGACGGTGCCGACGACGACGCCGAGGACGACGTCGTGCCGGAGGAGTCCGCCCCGACGGTCCGGGAGCACCCGACCCTCGTGCTGCCCCACGGCGACGACCCGACCCTGCGCGAGCGGCACCCGGTGCCCGCGCCCGTGCCGGTCCCCGTGCCCGCGCCCGCGGTGCCCGCGGCCTACGTGCCGCTCTCCTACGACCTCCCGCCGCCCTACCTCGCCCCGACACCGCTCGAGCGCCCGGCGCTCGGCGAGCGGCTGCGCCGGCTCGGCCTGGTCGGCGCCGGCTCGCTCGCGGTCGGGGCCGCCGTCGCGGTCGCCCCCTGGCTCACGCTGGCCGTCGTGGTGGTCGCGGTCTGGCTGCTGCGCAGCGGCTCGCTGGCCACCGGCGCCGTCGGCGCCCGGCGCGACGTCCGCGGGCGGCGCTGGTACGACGCCCCGCAGCTGCTGCTCAGCACCCCGTGGCACCTCGTGCAGTCCGTGCCGGGCGCGGTGATGCTGCTGGTGTGGGCCTGCGGCCTGGCCGTGGCGGCCGCCCTGGTCTGCTACGCGGTCGGCGCCGCGATCCCGGTCACCCTCTTCGTCACCGGTCTCACGCTCGCCCCGGCGCTGTGGTGGGGCCCGGGGGGCAGCCGCCTGCGCGGCCCGGTCGGCCGCGTCGTCGACCCGCTGAGCCGCCGGGTCGGCAGCTGGCTGGTCGCGGCGCTCGTCGTCCTCGGGCTCGCCGTGGCCGCCGGGCTGTACGTCGAGGCGCGCGGCCCGTCGTGGGCCCCCGCCGCCGACCACCCCTTCGCCAACCGCTGA
- a CDS encoding M20/M25/M40 family metallo-hydrolase codes for MATWGATDERPTAADGEGRAVAKLQALIRIPTVSDRDPERVDTAAFEAFGRELERQFPLLHTLDRTTVAEHGLLVHWPGTSAERPVVLMAHLDVVPVEGEWQHPAFGGDVVDGAIWGRGTLDDKGQLVAVCEAVETLLAAGFTPAQDVWLSFGCTEEVSGSGASDAVAELTARGVRPWFVLDEGGAVAHQAFPGVSTPVGVIGVTEKGVTSLELRAEGRGGHASTPARRGPTARIARAITRLDASAMPSRLPEPTVELFRRMAPHAPLPLRALMANAARLAPVLARALVAAGPEAAAMTRTTFAVTTLSGSPALNVVAQTARAGVNIRVMVGDTVADAVEHVRASVGDEHVHLDMIEGNEPSPVSPRDEAFELLEATITAVFPDAVPAPYVMMAATDSRFFTEICERVYRFAPFRMTKAQREAIHSYDEHLGVEDFLDGIRWYRRLIEGLPA; via the coding sequence ATGGCGACGTGGGGGGCGACCGACGAGCGGCCGACGGCGGCGGACGGGGAGGGTCGCGCGGTCGCGAAGCTGCAGGCGCTGATCCGGATCCCGACCGTCTCCGACCGCGACCCCGAGCGGGTCGACACGGCGGCGTTCGAGGCGTTCGGTCGCGAGCTGGAGCGGCAGTTCCCGCTGCTCCACACCCTCGACCGGACGACGGTCGCCGAGCACGGGCTGCTCGTGCACTGGCCCGGCACGTCGGCCGAGCGGCCCGTCGTCCTGATGGCCCACCTCGACGTCGTCCCGGTGGAGGGCGAGTGGCAGCACCCCGCGTTCGGGGGCGACGTCGTCGACGGCGCGATCTGGGGCCGCGGCACCCTCGACGACAAGGGCCAGCTGGTCGCCGTCTGCGAGGCCGTCGAGACGCTCCTCGCGGCCGGCTTCACCCCCGCCCAGGACGTGTGGCTGTCGTTCGGCTGCACCGAGGAGGTCTCCGGCAGCGGCGCCTCGGACGCCGTCGCCGAGCTGACCGCGCGCGGCGTCCGGCCGTGGTTCGTGCTCGACGAGGGCGGCGCCGTCGCGCACCAGGCGTTCCCGGGCGTCAGCACGCCGGTCGGCGTCATCGGCGTCACCGAGAAGGGCGTCACCTCCCTCGAGCTGCGCGCCGAGGGTCGCGGCGGGCACGCCTCGACCCCGGCCCGGCGCGGCCCGACCGCACGGATCGCCCGCGCGATCACCCGTCTCGACGCCTCGGCGATGCCCAGCCGGCTGCCCGAGCCCACCGTCGAGCTCTTCCGGCGGATGGCCCCGCACGCCCCGCTCCCCCTGCGCGCGCTGATGGCGAACGCCGCCCGGCTCGCGCCGGTGCTGGCGCGAGCGCTCGTGGCGGCCGGGCCGGAGGCGGCCGCGATGACCCGGACGACGTTCGCGGTGACCACGCTCTCCGGCTCGCCCGCCCTCAACGTCGTCGCCCAGACCGCCCGGGCCGGGGTGAACATCCGGGTGATGGTCGGCGACACCGTCGCGGACGCCGTCGAGCACGTGCGCGCCTCGGTCGGCGACGAGCACGTGCACCTCGACATGATCGAGGGCAACGAGCCGAGCCCGGTGAGCCCGCGCGACGAGGCCTTCGAGCTGCTCGAGGCCACGATCACGGCGGTCTTCCCGGACGCCGTGCCGGCGCCCTACGTGATGATGGCGGCCACCGACTCCCGCTTCTTCACCGAGATCTGCGAGCGGGTCTACCGCTTCGCGCCGTTCCGCATGACCAAGGCCCAGCGCGAGGCCATCCACTCCTACGACGAGCACCTCGGCGTCGAGGACTTCCTCGACGGCATCCGCTGGTACCGCCGACTGATCGAGGGGCTGCCCGCATGA
- a CDS encoding MFS transporter encodes MTTPPRTSTREALVSPPARSLAAIVGFLVCVELASGILQGYYTPIFSDIADSLGIKDADVNWFEAAQLVVSALVVPPLARLGDLVGHKKVLLLSTVVTAVGSWILVVAPSFTTFLVGWALQGAYVVWLPIEVAIIHRRTAGTGRQGQLTRRAAAILVGALELAVIVGALTSGALVEATSMSVLLTLPAVAVTLCLFAIWFGIEDAPGTATGGFDWTGLALVTAAIGLVMGGLIALRVAGPDSFLPWALVLAGLAALVPFGRYEARQQDPMVDVRLLATPGQWPVQLTAFLFGMSVLGAQIPLSTYARTDPDTVGYGLGADASFVSTLIGVYVVFLAVGAFTLPLTSRLLGTRGALVGSALLVAAGYALWLPFHDSTGQALVNMAVAGLGSGALVAALPASAAAAAPADRTGFATGMTNATKTIGGAIASSVFAIALASAGSIDDPVEGHAPLSGYLTVWAICAAAALCAAVVLALTPQREATT; translated from the coding sequence ATGACCACCCCACCGCGCACGAGCACGAGGGAGGCGCTCGTCTCGCCACCGGCGCGCAGCCTGGCCGCCATCGTCGGCTTCCTGGTGTGCGTCGAGCTCGCGAGCGGGATCCTGCAGGGCTACTACACGCCGATCTTCAGCGACATCGCCGACTCCCTCGGCATCAAGGACGCCGACGTCAACTGGTTCGAGGCGGCCCAGCTGGTCGTCTCGGCCCTGGTGGTGCCGCCGCTGGCGCGGCTCGGCGACCTCGTCGGGCACAAGAAGGTGCTGCTGCTCTCGACGGTGGTCACCGCCGTCGGGTCGTGGATCCTCGTGGTCGCGCCGTCGTTCACCACCTTCCTGGTCGGCTGGGCGCTCCAGGGCGCCTACGTCGTGTGGCTGCCGATCGAGGTGGCGATCATCCACCGCCGCACGGCCGGCACGGGTCGGCAGGGACAGCTCACCCGTCGCGCCGCGGCGATCCTGGTGGGCGCGCTCGAGCTCGCCGTCATCGTCGGCGCGCTGACCTCCGGCGCCCTGGTCGAGGCGACGTCGATGTCGGTGCTGCTCACGCTGCCGGCCGTGGCGGTGACCTTGTGCCTGTTCGCGATCTGGTTCGGCATCGAGGACGCCCCCGGGACGGCGACCGGCGGCTTCGACTGGACCGGTCTCGCCCTGGTCACCGCCGCGATCGGGCTCGTGATGGGCGGGCTGATCGCGCTGCGCGTCGCCGGCCCCGACTCGTTCCTGCCCTGGGCGCTGGTCCTCGCCGGCCTGGCGGCCCTGGTGCCGTTCGGCCGCTACGAGGCCCGGCAGCAGGACCCGATGGTCGACGTCCGGCTCCTGGCGACACCGGGTCAGTGGCCGGTGCAGCTGACGGCGTTCCTGTTCGGCATGTCGGTGCTCGGCGCCCAGATCCCGCTGTCGACCTACGCCCGCACCGACCCCGACACGGTCGGGTACGGCCTCGGCGCCGACGCGTCGTTCGTCTCCACGCTGATCGGCGTCTACGTGGTCTTCCTGGCCGTCGGCGCCTTCACGCTGCCGCTGACCTCCCGGCTGCTGGGCACGCGGGGCGCGCTGGTCGGCTCGGCGCTGCTGGTCGCCGCCGGGTACGCGCTGTGGCTGCCGTTCCACGACTCCACCGGTCAGGCGCTGGTGAACATGGCGGTCGCGGGCCTCGGGTCCGGCGCGCTCGTGGCCGCGCTGCCCGCGTCCGCGGCGGCCGCGGCGCCGGCCGACCGCACCGGCTTCGCGACCGGGATGACCAACGCCACCAAGACCATCGGCGGCGCGATCGCGTCGTCGGTCTTCGCGATTGCGCTCGCCTCCGCCGGGTCGATCGACGACCCCGTCGAGGGTCACGCCCCGCTCTCGGGCTACCTCACGGTGTGGGCGATCTGCGCCGCCGCCGCGCTCTGCGCCGCGGTGGTGCTGGCGCTGACCCCGCAGCGCGAGGCGACGACCTAG
- a CDS encoding branched-chain amino acid aminotransferase, translating to MEFSTTLTSEPTTDERLAEILANPGFGVHFTDHMVTIEWTPDAGWHDARVTPYGPLTLDPATAVLHYAQETFEGMKAYRHGDGSVWTFRPEENAARMVRSSHRLALPVLEVEDFVRAVDALVAVDERWVPESGGEKSLYLRPFMFASEAFLGVRPSQHVTFMVIASPAGAYFKGGVKPVTLWLTEDYTRAGRGGMGAAKTGGNYASSLVAQQEASSHGCDQVVFLDAQEGRYIEELGGMNLYFVHDDGHIVTPATGTILEGITRASIIELAGKLGHPVEERRFSIDEWREGVTSGRITEIFACGTAAVVTPVGALRWDGGEVAAPASTDLTMRIRQALVDVQFGRAEDTFGWMHPVG from the coding sequence ATGGAGTTCAGCACCACGCTCACCAGCGAGCCGACCACCGACGAGCGCCTGGCCGAGATCCTGGCCAACCCCGGCTTCGGGGTCCACTTCACCGACCACATGGTCACCATCGAGTGGACGCCGGACGCCGGCTGGCACGACGCCCGCGTGACGCCGTACGGCCCGCTCACCCTCGACCCGGCCACCGCCGTCCTGCACTACGCGCAGGAGACCTTCGAGGGCATGAAGGCCTACCGGCACGGCGACGGCTCGGTCTGGACCTTCCGACCGGAGGAGAACGCCGCGCGGATGGTGCGCTCGAGCCACCGGCTCGCGCTGCCCGTGCTCGAGGTCGAGGACTTCGTGCGGGCCGTCGACGCCCTGGTCGCGGTCGACGAGCGCTGGGTGCCCGAGTCGGGCGGCGAGAAGAGCCTGTACCTGCGCCCGTTCATGTTCGCGAGCGAGGCGTTCCTCGGCGTGCGGCCCTCCCAGCACGTCACGTTCATGGTGATCGCCAGCCCGGCCGGCGCCTACTTCAAGGGCGGCGTGAAGCCGGTGACGCTGTGGCTCACCGAGGACTACACCCGCGCCGGCCGCGGCGGCATGGGCGCGGCCAAGACCGGCGGCAACTACGCCAGCTCGCTCGTCGCCCAGCAGGAGGCCTCGAGCCACGGCTGCGACCAGGTGGTCTTCCTCGACGCCCAGGAGGGGCGCTACATCGAGGAGCTCGGCGGCATGAACCTGTACTTCGTGCACGACGACGGCCACATCGTCACCCCGGCCACCGGCACCATCCTCGAGGGCATCACCCGCGCCAGCATCATCGAGCTGGCCGGCAAGCTCGGCCACCCCGTGGAGGAGCGCCGCTTCTCGATCGACGAGTGGCGCGAGGGCGTCACCAGCGGCCGGATCACCGAGATCTTCGCGTGCGGCACCGCCGCGGTCGTCACCCCCGTCGGCGCCCTCAGGTGGGACGGCGGCGAGGTGGCCGCGCCCGCCAGCACCGACCTCACGATGCGGATCCGCCAGGCGCTCGTCGACGTGCAGTTCGGCCGGGCCGAGGACACCTTCGGCTGGATGCACCCCGTCGGCTGA
- a CDS encoding 3-isopropylmalate dehydrogenase, which translates to MTSTDSATAASTTSSTIRLAVIPGDGIGPEVTAEALKVLDAVAPAGLRFEQSHYDLGAERYLATGEVLPDSVLAEVRGHDAILLGAVGGKPNDPNLPPGILERGLLLRLRFELDHYVNLRPSRIYPGVTSPLAPHVLEGRDDVDFVVVREGTEGPYTGNGGALRVGTPHEVATEVSVNTAFGVERVLRDAFARAQRRPRKKLTLVHKTNVLVHAGSVWWRLTQAVARDFPEITVDYMHVDAAMIHLTTDPALFDVIVTDNLFGDIITDLAAAITGGIGLAASGNVNPDRTAPSMFEPVHGSAPDIAGQQKADPTAAIGSVALLLDHLGHSGTAAVVDAAIVADLAARTGAPRTTSEIGDAIAARVAG; encoded by the coding sequence ATGACCAGCACCGACAGCGCCACCGCCGCCAGCACCACGAGCAGCACGATCCGGCTCGCCGTCATCCCCGGCGACGGGATCGGTCCGGAGGTGACCGCCGAGGCCCTCAAGGTCCTCGACGCGGTCGCGCCCGCCGGCCTGAGGTTCGAGCAGAGCCACTACGACCTCGGCGCGGAGCGTTACCTCGCGACCGGCGAGGTGCTGCCGGACTCGGTGCTCGCGGAGGTCCGCGGTCACGACGCGATCCTGCTCGGTGCCGTCGGGGGCAAGCCGAACGACCCGAACCTGCCGCCGGGCATCCTCGAGCGGGGTCTCCTGCTGCGGTTGCGCTTCGAGCTCGACCACTACGTCAACCTGCGCCCGTCGCGGATCTACCCCGGCGTCACCTCGCCGCTGGCCCCGCACGTGCTCGAGGGCCGCGACGACGTCGACTTCGTCGTCGTCCGCGAGGGCACCGAGGGCCCCTACACCGGCAACGGCGGGGCGCTGCGCGTCGGCACGCCCCACGAGGTCGCCACCGAGGTCTCGGTCAACACCGCCTTCGGTGTCGAGCGGGTCCTCCGCGACGCCTTCGCCCGCGCGCAGCGGCGTCCGCGCAAGAAGCTCACCCTGGTCCACAAGACCAACGTGCTGGTGCACGCGGGATCCGTGTGGTGGCGCCTGACCCAGGCCGTCGCCCGCGACTTCCCCGAGATCACCGTCGACTACATGCACGTCGACGCCGCGATGATCCACCTGACCACCGACCCCGCCCTCTTCGACGTCATCGTCACCGACAACCTCTTCGGCGACATCATCACCGACCTCGCCGCCGCCATCACCGGCGGCATCGGCCTCGCGGCGTCCGGCAACGTGAACCCGGACCGCACGGCACCGTCGATGTTCGAGCCGGTCCACGGCTCCGCGCCCGACATCGCGGGCCAGCAGAAGGCCGACCCGACCGCCGCGATCGGCTCGGTCGCGCTGCTGCTCGACCACCTCGGCCACTCCGGGACCGCCGCCGTCGTCGACGCCGCCATCGTGGCCGACCTGGCCGCGCGCACCGGCGCCCCGCGGACGACGTCCGAGATCGGCGACGCCATCGCCGCCCGGGTCGCCGGCTGA
- a CDS encoding O-methyltransferase: MSAPPDLPDVVNRAFAVSRRAGYVSFCRNETGRLLAMLAATRDGTMAEFGTGCGVGTAWLRSGVRGEKARIVTAELNPKLARAAAEIFVDDPLVEVLAADWSTLLDKGPFSLLFLDSGQQDAGWSDGGRSSAVGVDAVADLVEDGGIVVLDDFTPCEQWPPITYGRVDTLREQWLTDERFTAVEVMVAPDASTIIATKL, from the coding sequence ATGAGCGCCCCACCCGACCTCCCCGACGTCGTGAACCGTGCGTTCGCGGTCTCCCGCCGGGCCGGGTACGTCTCCTTCTGCCGCAACGAGACCGGCCGCCTGCTCGCCATGCTGGCCGCGACCCGCGACGGCACCATGGCCGAGTTCGGCACCGGCTGCGGCGTCGGGACGGCGTGGCTGCGCTCCGGCGTCCGCGGCGAGAAGGCCCGGATCGTGACCGCCGAGCTCAACCCCAAGCTCGCCCGGGCCGCCGCGGAGATCTTCGTCGACGACCCCTTGGTCGAGGTGCTCGCCGCCGACTGGTCGACCCTGCTCGACAAGGGCCCCTTCTCGCTGCTGTTCCTCGACTCCGGCCAGCAGGACGCCGGCTGGTCCGACGGCGGGCGCAGCAGCGCGGTCGGCGTCGACGCCGTCGCCGACCTCGTGGAGGACGGTGGCATCGTCGTCCTCGACGACTTCACGCCGTGCGAGCAGTGGCCGCCGATCACCTACGGCCGCGTCGACACCCTGCGCGAGCAGTGGCTGACCGACGAGCGCTTCACCGCCGTCGAGGTGATGGTCGCCCCCGACGCCAGCACGATCATCGCGACGAAGCTCTAG
- a CDS encoding FHA domain-containing protein: protein MPAAPAVPPTPAPAPASTAPALAEQWVAEVWIDPDWYAEQQSTDPLPSPGLPVVVALRHTSVLIGRASRSRGIAPDLDLGTDTGISRRHAQLTTDGTRWFVEDLGSSNGTYVGGALGVLPTTPVTVGAKVEVRPDERVYVGAWTRIVVRRAAPGEI from the coding sequence GTGCCCGCCGCCCCCGCCGTGCCGCCGACGCCGGCGCCCGCCCCGGCCAGCACCGCCCCGGCCCTGGCCGAGCAGTGGGTGGCCGAGGTCTGGATCGACCCCGACTGGTACGCCGAGCAGCAGAGCACCGACCCGCTGCCCTCGCCGGGCCTGCCGGTCGTCGTCGCGCTGCGGCACACCTCGGTGCTCATCGGGCGTGCCTCCCGCAGCCGCGGCATCGCCCCCGACCTCGACCTGGGCACCGACACCGGCATCAGCCGCCGCCACGCCCAGCTCACCACCGACGGCACCCGCTGGTTCGTCGAGGACCTCGGCTCCTCCAACGGCACCTACGTCGGCGGCGCCCTCGGCGTCCTGCCCACGACGCCCGTCACCGTCGGTGCCAAGGTCGAGGTCCGCCCCGACGAGCGGGTCTACGTCGGCGCCTGGACCCGCATCGTCGTCCGCCGGGCCGCCCCCGGCGAGATCTGA
- a CDS encoding vWA domain-containing protein, whose protein sequence is MAEFDATVYQNEFLPDGGTDVNAIVTVTCTGAGSAVTSGGGASAGEIIIVDTSGSMGPSTMAAARQAAATAVGEILDGVWFAVIAGSDRAMLAYPPVSSGPGMVRMSAQTRAEAQEAISRFVGSGGTAMSTWLDLAGQLFSSVEGVTQRHAILLTDGENREDAGKLDTAIQRATGYFQCDCRGAGTDWQVEEVRRISQALLGTVDIIPTPETMVEQFRAMMQASMSRGVADAQLRVWTPQGAQILFVRQVAPTVEDLTGRRTDVNPLTGAYPTGAWADESRDYHVGVRVAAKAIGQEQLAARVQLAIGDDVITQALVKATWSGDSELTAKIDQQVAHYTGQTELAEMIQEGLAAKAAGDEATATTKLGRAVQLAAATGNEEATSKLRKVVDVDDEREGTVRLKRAVAKADEMALDTASTKTTRIKK, encoded by the coding sequence ATGGCTGAGTTCGACGCAACCGTCTACCAGAACGAGTTCCTGCCCGACGGGGGCACCGACGTCAACGCGATCGTCACCGTCACCTGCACCGGTGCCGGCTCGGCGGTGACCAGCGGCGGGGGAGCCTCGGCCGGCGAGATCATCATCGTCGACACCTCCGGCTCGATGGGCCCGAGCACCATGGCCGCCGCGCGGCAGGCCGCCGCCACGGCGGTGGGGGAGATCCTCGACGGCGTGTGGTTCGCCGTCATTGCCGGCTCCGACCGCGCGATGCTCGCCTACCCGCCGGTGTCCTCGGGTCCCGGGATGGTGCGGATGTCGGCGCAGACCCGGGCCGAGGCGCAGGAGGCGATCTCCCGGTTCGTCGGCAGCGGCGGCACGGCGATGAGCACCTGGCTCGACCTGGCCGGCCAGCTGTTCTCCTCCGTGGAGGGCGTCACCCAGCGCCACGCCATCCTGCTCACCGACGGCGAGAACCGCGAGGACGCCGGCAAGCTCGACACCGCCATCCAGCGGGCCACCGGCTACTTCCAGTGCGACTGCCGCGGCGCCGGCACCGACTGGCAGGTCGAGGAGGTCCGGCGGATCTCGCAGGCCCTGCTCGGCACCGTCGACATCATCCCGACGCCCGAGACGATGGTCGAGCAGTTTCGGGCGATGATGCAGGCCTCGATGTCGCGCGGCGTCGCCGACGCCCAGCTGCGGGTCTGGACGCCGCAGGGCGCGCAGATCCTGTTCGTGCGCCAGGTCGCGCCGACCGTGGAGGACCTCACCGGCCGCCGCACCGACGTCAACCCGCTCACCGGCGCCTACCCGACCGGCGCGTGGGCCGACGAGTCGCGCGACTACCACGTCGGCGTCCGGGTGGCGGCCAAGGCGATCGGCCAGGAGCAGCTCGCCGCCCGGGTGCAGCTCGCGATCGGCGACGACGTCATCACCCAGGCCCTGGTCAAGGCGACCTGGTCCGGCGACTCCGAGCTCACCGCCAAGATCGACCAGCAGGTCGCCCACTACACCGGGCAGACCGAGCTGGCCGAGATGATCCAGGAGGGCCTGGCGGCCAAGGCGGCCGGCGACGAGGCCACCGCCACCACCAAGCTCGGCCGCGCCGTGCAGCTTGCCGCCGCCACCGGCAACGAGGAGGCGACGTCCAAGCTCCGCAAGGTCGTCGACGTCGACGACGAGCGCGAGGGCACCGTCCGGCTGAAGCGGGCGGTCGCCAAGGCCGACGAGATGGCGCTCGACACGGCGTCCACCAAGACCACCCGCATCAAGAAGTGA